One Bosea sp. 124 genomic window, GGGCGAGATCGAGGGCGTGCTGGCGCCCGAGACGGCGGCGCATGCGGCGGGCACCGCCGCCCTGCTGCCGATGCTGGCGCTCGGCATTCCGGGTTCGGCGACGGCCGCCGTGCTGCTCGGCGGTCTTCTGGTCTGGGGGCTGCAGCCGGGCCCGCTGCTCTTCATCGAGCAGAAGGAGTTCGTTTGGGGGCTGATCGCCTCGATGTATCTCGGCAATATCGCGGGGCTCGTCATCGTGCTCGCGACCGTGCCGCTGTTCGCGGCGATCATGCGGGTGCCCTTCTCCTATGTCGCGCCGGTGATCCTGATTGTCTGCGCCATCGGCGCTTACACGATCTCGAACTCGATCTTCGACATCTGGCTGATGCTGCTGTTCGGCATCGTCGGCTATGTCTTCAAGAAGCTCGACTACCCGCTCGCGCCGCTGGTGCTGGCGCTGGTGCTCGGCGATCGGGCCGAGGATGCGTTCCGGCAGGCGTTGCTCGGCTCGGCCGGCTCGCTCAACGTGTTCTGGGCGAACGGGCTTGTCGGTACGCTCGTCGTGCTGGCGATGCTGCTGCTGCTCTGGGGGCCGGTCTCCGACGTGATCGGCGCGGCGCGCGGCCGGGGGCGGGCGGATGAGAAGCCTGCGGCGGCGGAATGACGAGACGATGAACCAGCGATCATCCGCGCCGTCATCCCGGATCGGCGCCGCTTCGCTGCTTGTCCGGGATGACGACGCGGATGTGGATAGGCCTGTAAAATGAACCAAGCCGCGACGTCGCGAATTCATGCCCGCCATCTCGGTCTCGAACGCCGCCTGACACAGGCACTGGAAGGCGAGGTCCGCTTCGACGCCTTCACGCGTGGGCGCTATGCCACCGATGCCTCGATCTACCAGATCATCCCGCAGGGCGTGGTCTTCCCGAAATCCGAGGCCGACATCGCCGCAGCCCTGACGATTGCTGCCGAGCATGGCGTGCCGGTGATCGCCCGCGGCGGCGGCACCTCGCAGAACGGCCAGCCGATCGGCGATGCGCTGATCCTCGACATGAGCCGGCATTTCAATGGCATCCGGGCCTATGACCCGGTCGCGCGGACGGTGTCGGTCGCGCCCGGCCTCGTGCTGGAGGCGCTGAACGCGCAGGTTAAGAAGGACGGGCTGTTCTTTCCCGTCGAACCCTCGACGGCAAGCCGCTGTACCATCGGCGGCATGGCTGGCAACAATTCGTCGGGCGCGCGCTCGCTGCGCTACGGCAAGATGGTCGACAACGTCGTCGCGATGAAGGCGATGTTCCATGACGGCGAGGCCTTTGCGCTGGGCGAGGGAGCTGTCGGCGACAACCAGTCTGCGCGTGCGCGCGATCTGATGACGCGGATGATCGCGCTCGCCGACCGTCACCGCGATGGGATTGAGGCGATCTTCCCGAAGGTGCAGCGCCGCGTCGGCGGCTATAATCTCGACGAGCTTCTGCCGGCGCGGCCCAATCTCTCGCATCTGCTCGTCGGTTCCGAAGGCACGCTGGCTATCACCACCGAGACGACGCTGAAGCTCTCGGCCCTGCCCACCCATCGCGTGATGGGGGTCTGCCATTTCCCGAGCTTCCGAGCGGCGATGGAGACGACGAAAGCCATCGTGGCGCTCGGGCCGGTCGCTGTCGAACTGGTCGACAACAATGTGCTGGTGCTCGGCGCCGACATCCCTCTCTTCGTGCGCACGCTTGCCGACATCACGCGCGGTCAGCCGAACTGCCTGTTGCTGGTCGAGTTCGCCGGCGACGATCTCAGTGCGCTGAAGCATGACCTCCGGCGCCTCGACCAGTGCATGGCCGATCACGGCTTTCCGGATGCGGTCGTCGAGGTGGTCGAGCCGGCCCGGCAGAAGCCGGTCTGGGAGGTGCGCGAGGCCTGCCTCAACATCATGATGTCGATGAAGGGGGACGGGAAGCCGGTCTCCTTCATCGAGGATTGCGCCGTCCCGCTCGACCATCTCGCCGACTATACCGACGCGGTCACCGCGCTGTTCGCACGCCATGGCACGCGCGGGACCTGGTATGCGCATGCCTCGGTCGGCTGCCTGCATGTGCGCCCGATCCTGAACATGAAGGACGAGGCCGGAGTCAGGGCGATGCGCGGCATCGCGGAGGAAGCCTGCGAGCTGGTGCGCCGCTTCAAGGGCTCGTTCTCCGGCGAGCATGGCGACGGTATCTCGCGTTCGGAATTCGTCGAGCCGATGTTCGGTGGCGCGCTGACCCGCGCCTTCGAGGCGGTCAAGGATGGCTTCGACCCCGGCAACCGGCTGAACCCCGGCAAGGTCGTGCGGCCCTATCGCATGGACGATCGCGGCCTGATGCGCTTCGCGCCGGGCTACGCAACGCCTGTACCGGCCGAGACCGCGCTGGACTGGTCCGACTGGGGCGGCCTCGGCGGCGCGGTCGAGATGTGCAACAACAACGGCGCCTGCCGGAAGATGTCCGGCGGGACGATGTGCCCGTCCTATCGCGCCACGCAGGACGAGACGCATGTCACGCGCGGGCGGGCGAACAGCCTGAGGCTCGCGATCTCCGGCCAGCTCGGTCCGGACGCCTTCACCTCCCCGGAGATGAAGCAGACGCTCGATCTCTGCGTCTCCTGCAAGGGCTGCAAGCGCGATTGCCCGACCGGCGTCGACATGGCCCGGATGAAGATCGAATTCCTGAGCCACTACCATGCGAAGCACGGCCTGCCGCTGAAGGAGCGGCTGATCGCCTGGCTGCCGCGCTATGCGCCCTGGGCGGCGAAGCTCTCAGCCCTGATGAACCTGCGCGACCGCGTTCCGCTGCTGGCTAAGCTCAGCGAGCGCTGGCTCGGCTTCAGCACAAGGCGCTCGCTGCCGGTCTGGCGCAAGCCGTGGGCGCAGGGCGGACAGGCCGCGACGCCCGGCAACGTGGTCGGCGACGGGCGCGACATCGTGCTCTTCGGCGACACCTTCAACCGCTATTACGAGCGCGAGAATCTTGAAGCCGCCGAGCGCGTGCTGGCGGCGGGCGGCTATCGGCTGCACCGGGTCGAGCCCCGCGATGGCGGCCGGCCGCTCTGCTGCGGGCGCACCTTCCTGTCTGCCGGGCTGGTCGACGAGGCGCGCAAGGAGGCAAGGCGCACGCTCGACACGCTCGCTCCTTATGTCGCGAGAGGCGCGCGCATCGTCGGGCTGGAGCCGTCCTGCCTGCTGACCTTCCGCGACGAATTCTCCGCGATCCTGCCCAGGGCCGAGGTCGCGCCGGTCGCCGCCGCTGCCTTCCTATTGGAGGAGGTGCTGGCGGCCGATCTCAAGGCGGGTTCGACCCATCTGCTGTTCAGGGACCAGGGTGCGCGCGTCGCCCATCTGCATGGGCATTGCCACCAGAAGGCTTTCGC contains:
- a CDS encoding FAD-binding and (Fe-S)-binding domain-containing protein, giving the protein MNQAATSRIHARHLGLERRLTQALEGEVRFDAFTRGRYATDASIYQIIPQGVVFPKSEADIAAALTIAAEHGVPVIARGGGTSQNGQPIGDALILDMSRHFNGIRAYDPVARTVSVAPGLVLEALNAQVKKDGLFFPVEPSTASRCTIGGMAGNNSSGARSLRYGKMVDNVVAMKAMFHDGEAFALGEGAVGDNQSARARDLMTRMIALADRHRDGIEAIFPKVQRRVGGYNLDELLPARPNLSHLLVGSEGTLAITTETTLKLSALPTHRVMGVCHFPSFRAAMETTKAIVALGPVAVELVDNNVLVLGADIPLFVRTLADITRGQPNCLLLVEFAGDDLSALKHDLRRLDQCMADHGFPDAVVEVVEPARQKPVWEVREACLNIMMSMKGDGKPVSFIEDCAVPLDHLADYTDAVTALFARHGTRGTWYAHASVGCLHVRPILNMKDEAGVRAMRGIAEEACELVRRFKGSFSGEHGDGISRSEFVEPMFGGALTRAFEAVKDGFDPGNRLNPGKVVRPYRMDDRGLMRFAPGYATPVPAETALDWSDWGGLGGAVEMCNNNGACRKMSGGTMCPSYRATQDETHVTRGRANSLRLAISGQLGPDAFTSPEMKQTLDLCVSCKGCKRDCPTGVDMARMKIEFLSHYHAKHGLPLKERLIAWLPRYAPWAAKLSALMNLRDRVPLLAKLSERWLGFSTRRSLPVWRKPWAQGGQAATPGNVVGDGRDIVLFGDTFNRYYERENLEAAERVLAAGGYRLHRVEPRDGGRPLCCGRTFLSAGLVDEARKEARRTLDTLAPYVARGARIVGLEPSCLLTFRDEFSAILPRAEVAPVAAAAFLLEEVLAADLKAGSTHLLFRDQGARVAHLHGHCHQKAFAAMGAVEATLRAIPGLDVRPIETSCCGMSGAFGYGAETMDVSLAMAELSLLPAVRKAGRAELIVADGTSCRHQIHDGTGREALHVVRVLDMALAHDAPAPEDMAPDDPARDDRAGS